Sequence from the Candidatus Rokuibacteriota bacterium genome:
GCCTGACGGTGAACTCGCTGCCCCGGCCGTCGACGGCCTGGACGATCCCGCCGGGGCGGAGGCGAAGGACGCGGACCAGGTGGTGGGTCTCTGCCTCATCGAAGACGACCCGGTCCGCGCTGACCGCTTCGGGGCGAACGTGGAACTTTCCCACTTACGGAGCCGTTGTCAGCCGGAGCGACACCCAGCCTTCCAGCTCGACGCGCTCGACGGGACGGAATCCGTGGGCGGAGAGCGCGTCGACGACGCCGGGCTCTTCCGGCGTGAGCAGCCCACCCACGATCAGGCTCCCTTCGGGGACCACGAGCCGACGGTAATGGGCGCCGAACGCCGCGTGGGCGCCGGCGAGGAGGTTGGCGAGGAGGAGTGGGGTTGAGCCTTCGAGCCCTTCAGGCCCCCCCAGCTCGCAGCGCAGGCGGTCGGCGACGCCGTTCCGCTCGGCATTCTCCCGCGTCTCCCGGAGCGCGTCGGGGTCGATGTCGAGGGCCATCATCGCGGGCACGCCCAGGAGGAGCGCGGCGATGGCGAGGATCCCGGTGCCGGTGCCGAGGTCGAGGCCGTGGCTCGCGCGGTGGGATTCGAGGAAGGCATCGAGCAGGGTCAGGCATCCCTGGGTGCTGCCGTGATTGCTCGTGCCGAAGGCGCGGCGGGGCTCGATAACCACGAGCTGCCGGCCATCAAGGGAAGCCGGAATCTCCCACGGCGGAGCCACCAGGAGGCGGCGTCCGACCGCGCGCGCGGGAAACGACTGGCGCCAGGCGTCGGCCCAGGTCTCGGCGACGAGGGGCGTGACAGTCGGCTCGCGCGTCGCCACCGCGAAGCCAAGCGCCTTGAGGGCCGCAGCGTAAGCGTCCACGGCGGAGAGGAGGGCAGCCGGCGAGGCGCCTTCGGCGAAGAAGGCACGGAGGCGGGCCGGCGCCCCGTTCGCCTCCTCTTCGATCACGCCGAGGGCTCCCAGCTCCCAGAGAAAGTTGGTCAGCCCCTCTGAGGTCTCGGGCGAGGCGGGGAGGGCGAGCTCCCAGAAGGGCATCAGGCGCCCAGGAGCTTCTTCATGCGATCGAGAAACGAGGTGAGGATCGGTCCCGCATTATCCTGGGACGCGCGCTGGAACTCTTCCAGGAGCTGGTGCTGCTTGGCGGTGAGCTTGGTGGGGATCTCGAGCACCGCCTGGTAGCAGGCGTCGCCCCTGCCGCGCCCGTGGAGGTTCGGCATCCCCTTGCCCTTGAGCCGGAGCACCTGATCCGGCTGGGTGCCGGGCGGGACCTTGAGCGTGGCCTTGCCGCCGAGGACGGGGACCTGCACCTCCGCGCCCAGGGCGAGCTGGGCGAAGGTGAGCGGGAGCTCGCAGTAGAGGTCGTCGCCGCGCCGGACGAAGAAGTCGTGGGGGCGGATGCGGATGACCACGTAGAGGTCGCCGGCCGGCCCCCCGCGGGTGCCCACGGCGCCTTCGCCGGTCAGCCGGAGCTGGGAGCTGTCCTCGACCCCGGCCGGGATCCTGATCTTGAGCAGGCGCTCGCGGCGCTCCCGACCCTCGCCGCCGCAGGCCCTGCACGGGGTGCGGTTGACCTCGCCCTCGCCGCCGCAGTGCGGGCAGGTGCGCGCGACGGTGAGGAAGCCCTGCGAGAAGCGGACCTGGCCGTGCCCCTGGCACGTGGGGCAGACCTGGCGTTTGGTGCCGGGCTCGAGTCCCGATCCCCGGCACGCCTCGCACGGCTCGAGGCGTGGGATCTGGACCTTGGTCTCCAGTCCCGTGGCCGCCTCCTCCAGCGTGATCTCGAGGTCGTACTGAAGATTCTCGCCGCGGTGGGCGCGCGCCCGGCGGCTGCGCGGGCCGCCGCCGAAGAAGCCCTCGAGCAGGTCGTCGAAGAGCGTGCCGAAGCCGAGGTCCGAGACGTCGACGCCCACGCCGACGGTGCCGAAGCGGTCGTACTGGGCGCGCTTCTCCGGGTCCGAGAGCACGCTGTACGCTTCGTTGATCTCCTTGAAGTGCTCCTCGGCCTTCTTGTCGCCGGGGTTGCGGTCAGGGTGGTACTGGAGCGCCAGCTGGCGGTACGCCTTCTTCAGATCGCCGTCGGTGGCATCGCGCGACACGCCCAGGATCTCGTAGTAGTCGCGCTTAGCCATTTGGCGTGCGCGGTTCCTCGGGCGTGCCCGCCGGCTCGGGCGGCACCGCCACCGTGACCATCGCGGGCCGGAGCACGCGGCCGTTCAGGAGATACCCGCGAAGGGTTTCCGCGACCACGGTCATCGCCGGGTGCTCCTCGGTGGCTGTGACCCGCTCTATAGCCTCGTGACGCTCGGCGTTGAACGGCTGGCCAACGGAGCTGAACGGGGTCACCCCGAATTTCTCGAGTACCCGGAGCAGCTCGCGCTGGATGAGCTCGACGCCGGTCACGAACCCTTCGGCCTCGCCACGCGCCCGCGCGGCCTGGATCGCGCGGTCGAAGTTGTCGAGGACCGGGAGCAGCTCGCGGAGCAGCGACTCGTTGGCGAAGCGAACATACTCCTCGCGCTCGCGCTGCGCCCGCTTCCGCGCGTTGTCCAGCTCGGCGAGCGCCCGCAGGTAGCGGTCGTGCGTCGCCTCGGCCTCACGGGTCTTGGCCTCGAGGGCCTGGCGGAGCCGGGTGAGCTCTTCCTCGATGATCTGGGCCGGGAGGTCTGCGGCCTCGGTGCCCGGCTGCTCGACGGGAGTGTCGTCCTGGGAGGCGAGCTCGTCACTCATTGCAGACGCTTATTATAGCAGGGTCGCGAGCCGGGCCCGGAGGCCCGGGTCGCTCAGGACGGGAGGTAGAGCTGCTGCCGGTACCGGGCGAGCGACTGGCTGACCAGCCCGGCGGCCTCGGCGACCAGCGAGATCAGCCGGGTGTAGGGCATCCGCTTCGGCCCCAGGACGCCCACCGTACCGAGCGCCTGGTTCTCGTAGACGTAGGCCGAGGTCACCAGGCTGCACTCGTGCATCTCCTCGAACGGGTTCTCGCTGCCGATGATGACGCGGACGCCGCTGTCGCCCGCCAGCTCGGAGAGGAGGTCGATCAAACGCTCCTTCTCCTCGAACGCGCGGAGGATCACGCGCATCGTCGCGATGTCCCAGAACTCACGGTGCTCCAGGATGTTGATGGCGCCGCCGACGTAGAGGGAGCGGTCGCGCAGCGTGGAGAAGATCTCCCTGACCAGCGGCCCCATCCGCGCGTGGAGCGGGTCCAGCGGGTCCGACGGCGAGGCGACCTCTTCCAGGATTTCCTGGAACGTCCGTCCCCGGAACCGGCGGGTGAGCACGCGCCCGAGCTCGCGGAGGTCGTCGGGCGCGACGCGGGGCTCGGGCGTGAGCGTCCGCGTCGTGATCCAGTCCGCCTCGGTCATGACCACGGCCAGGGCGCGGTCGTTCGGGAGCGGGATCAGATTCACCGAAGCCAGGCGGGTCTGCTTGAGCGGCGGGGCCAGCAGCACCGCGGTCATCCGGGAGAGTCCCGAGAGGCGGATCGAGGTCTCGGTCATCATCTGCTCGAACCCGGGCGGGAGATTGCCGAGCTGGGTCCGGAGGGTCGCCGTCTCGCTCTCGGCGATGCGCCGCTGGCCGCTCAGGGTGTCCACGTAGAGGCGGTAAGCCTTGTCCGTCGGAACGCGACCGGCGGAGGGGTGCGGCTGACCGAGGTAGCCCAGCTCCTCCAGGTCGCCCATCGTGTTGCGGATCGTGGCCGGGGAGAGGCCGAGGCGCGAGTGCCTGGCGACCGACCGCGAGCCCACGGGCTCTGCTGTCTCGATGTACTCCTCGATCACCGTCCGCAGTACTTCACGGCAACGCTCGTCGAGGGCCGAATCCATGGCTGTCACTCTGCCTCTGTCTTAACAACCGCGGCCCGGCTTGTCAAGATGGCGCGCCTCACAGCAGCTCGACGAACAGCGCGTCGGAGAGGAGAAACCCGGCGTCGGTGAGGACGGCGCGTCCGTCCCTGAACACGAGGAGGCCTTCGGCCTCCCAGGTCTTCAGCAGGGACGCGACGCGGGCGGGGCCTTCGGCGACCCGCGCGTGGAGCCAGGCCTCGGGGACGCCGTCGCCCAGGCGGAGGCCGAGGATCATGCGCTCGCGGTGGCGCAGGCGAGGCGTCAGGCGCTCCCGCTGGTCCACGGGGAACGCGCCGGCCTCGAGGATGGCGCAGTAGCGCGTGACGGGCTTGGCGTTCACGTAGCGGACCTCGCCGAGGAAGCCGGCGGCGCCTGGGCCGAGCCCGAGGTACTCCTCGCCGCGCCAGTAGACCTGGTTGTGGCGCGAGCGGTGGCCGGGGCGGCAGTAGTTCGAGATCTCGTAGTGCTCGAGGCCCGTCTCGCGCGCGATCCGGGTGAGGAGCCAGTACTGCTCCGCCACCGTATCTTCCGCCGGCAGCTCCGCGACCCCGTCGCTCCCCCAGCGGCTGCCCGCATCGAGCGTGAGCGCGTACGCGGAGAGGTGCTCGGGTCCCCAGGCCAGCACGCCGTGGAGCGTCGCCTCCCAGCCTGCCAGGTCGAGCCCGGGGAGCCCGTACATCAGGTCCACGGTGAGGTTGTCGATCCCCGCGGCGCGCGCAGCCTCGAAGGCCAGGCGCGCCTGGCGCGCCGAGTGGAGGCGGCCGAGGCGGGCGAGCAGCCCGTCGTCGAGCCCCTGCACCCCGAGGCTGATCCGGTTGACGCCCGCGAGCCGGTAGGCCTCGAGCTTGTCCCGGCTGACGCTCTCCGGGTTGCACTCGACGGTGACCTCGGCCCCGGGGGCCAGGGCGAAGCGCTTCCTGAGCCGCCCGAGGACGTCGGCCAGCTCGTCGGGCTCCAGGAGCGACGGGGTGCCGCCGCCGAGGAAGACGGTCGCCACCGTCACGCGGCCCGCCCACACGGCCTCGCCGGCCAGATCGATCTCGGCGCGGAGCGCGGCGAGGAACCGATCCATCGCGGCGGGCCGATAGGGGCCGGTGTTGAAGGAGCAGTAGTGGCAGCGCTGCCGGCAGAACGGGATGTGG
This genomic interval carries:
- a CDS encoding 50S ribosomal protein L11 methyltransferase encodes the protein MPFWELALPASPETSEGLTNFLWELGALGVIEEEANGAPARLRAFFAEGASPAALLSAVDAYAAALKALGFAVATREPTVTPLVAETWADAWRQSFPARAVGRRLLVAPPWEIPASLDGRQLVVIEPRRAFGTSNHGSTQGCLTLLDAFLESHRASHGLDLGTGTGILAIAALLLGVPAMMALDIDPDALRETRENAERNGVADRLRCELGGPEGLEGSTPLLLANLLAGAHAAFGAHYRRLVVPEGSLIVGGLLTPEEPGVVDALSAHGFRPVERVELEGWVSLRLTTAP
- the hemW gene encoding radical SAM family heme chaperone HemW, encoding MAPLAAAREDHLVGPSTPHDWAPHAPAIGVYLHIPFCRQRCHYCSFNTGPYRPAAMDRFLAALRAEIDLAGEAVWAGRVTVATVFLGGGTPSLLEPDELADVLGRLRKRFALAPGAEVTVECNPESVSRDKLEAYRLAGVNRISLGVQGLDDGLLARLGRLHSARQARLAFEAARAAGIDNLTVDLMYGLPGLDLAGWEATLHGVLAWGPEHLSAYALTLDAGSRWGSDGVAELPAEDTVAEQYWLLTRIARETGLEHYEISNYCRPGHRSRHNQVYWRGEEYLGLGPGAAGFLGEVRYVNAKPVTRYCAILEAGAFPVDQRERLTPRLRHRERMILGLRLGDGVPEAWLHARVAEGPARVASLLKTWEAEGLLVFRDGRAVLTDAGFLLSDALFVELL
- the dnaJ gene encoding molecular chaperone DnaJ translates to MAKRDYYEILGVSRDATDGDLKKAYRQLALQYHPDRNPGDKKAEEHFKEINEAYSVLSDPEKRAQYDRFGTVGVGVDVSDLGFGTLFDDLLEGFFGGGPRSRRARAHRGENLQYDLEITLEEAATGLETKVQIPRLEPCEACRGSGLEPGTKRQVCPTCQGHGQVRFSQGFLTVARTCPHCGGEGEVNRTPCRACGGEGRERRERLLKIRIPAGVEDSSQLRLTGEGAVGTRGGPAGDLYVVIRIRPHDFFVRRGDDLYCELPLTFAQLALGAEVQVPVLGGKATLKVPPGTQPDQVLRLKGKGMPNLHGRGRGDACYQAVLEIPTKLTAKQHQLLEEFQRASQDNAGPILTSFLDRMKKLLGA
- the hrcA gene encoding heat-inducible transcription repressor HrcA, whose product is MDSALDERCREVLRTVIEEYIETAEPVGSRSVARHSRLGLSPATIRNTMGDLEELGYLGQPHPSAGRVPTDKAYRLYVDTLSGQRRIAESETATLRTQLGNLPPGFEQMMTETSIRLSGLSRMTAVLLAPPLKQTRLASVNLIPLPNDRALAVVMTEADWITTRTLTPEPRVAPDDLRELGRVLTRRFRGRTFQEILEEVASPSDPLDPLHARMGPLVREIFSTLRDRSLYVGGAINILEHREFWDIATMRVILRAFEEKERLIDLLSELAGDSGVRVIIGSENPFEEMHECSLVTSAYVYENQALGTVGVLGPKRMPYTRLISLVAEAAGLVSQSLARYRQQLYLPS
- a CDS encoding nucleotide exchange factor GrpE, coding for MSDELASQDDTPVEQPGTEAADLPAQIIEEELTRLRQALEAKTREAEATHDRYLRALAELDNARKRAQREREEYVRFANESLLRELLPVLDNFDRAIQAARARGEAEGFVTGVELIQRELLRVLEKFGVTPFSSVGQPFNAERHEAIERVTATEEHPAMTVVAETLRGYLLNGRVLRPAMVTVAVPPEPAGTPEEPRTPNG